Proteins encoded within one genomic window of Bemisia tabaci chromosome 2, PGI_BMITA_v3:
- the LOC109043566 gene encoding uncharacterized protein — protein MCTDIAPSNASASISDVSSDRSGASGSNQSRTSSGSNYSRSNRSYSNQSHSNRSRFSADNAGIFHEDYQRLCQRHKRQPLNFFKLDPRNDKYKLRLCADKIVFMDWELVIGALRHDTTLSFVGVSNRRVGILNFGGFDSVDTREKARKFDRLPVILTRFMMLKFVGAVAQCLSKSGTLCELRLEGLPLRADYVGLLCKGLYRNSSLSRLALPHCTLGDEGCEELCRALKHLPNVKVLDLTACGLSSCASIVQLIKFQQLWRTGQCWEQGLRSQELDPESIPGLRRVSLNHNPIGDEGTLQLIDSLADDNFIKAVDLQDCRLTERIVPDLLELVEANNQLLVFDVRHNNLGDAALRRIVARFREGRAPSRQWRWLRADPGGTLVWHPSGKSPRKTASSHLEISLSASTDVSSRAQSALELTQSRVWRQMIVGDTEACGLHSDTKMQCGLHNNMNMQCGLHSDTKMQCGLHNNTRMQCPSMEQGLSAPAVLQMALGRLLEFATAAESVVGPLERTVECHCGRAPENVSLDEKEGPVDPGGRSDADLESLITLDRINATVHDQTSLTNTRTTGLGIVCPLHPNGLTTDETSLKEPPPIGSLGAVSVADSVTQTISDDGMEGQTSLKSLMRWHADEGTGLISGSDESILHAVFLGRKRTKRSVTDSSNSNSTVNSSSNESDSSGSSNSRSTSTSTSLSSSRATFVRLLLKNNNLTSNPQVSSCNRVTTQNESNGKLLTAIS, from the exons ATGTGCACCGACATCGCACCGTCCAACGCCTCAGCATCCATCAGCGACGTCTCGAGCGACCGCAGTGGGGCCTCGGGGAGCAACCAGAGTCGTACCTCTTCCGGCAGCAACTACAGTCGCAGCAACCGAAGTTACAGCAACCAAAGTCACAGCAACCGAAGTCGCTTTTCCGCCGACAACGCCGGCATCTTCCACGAAGACTACCAACGCCTTTGCCAGCGGCACAAGCGGCAACCGCTCAACTTCTTCAAGCTGGACCCCCGGAACGACAAGTACAAGCTGCGATTGTGCGCGGACAAAATCGTTTTCATGGACTGGGAACTGGTGATTGGTGCGCTGCGACACGACACCACCCTCTCGTTCGTCGGCGTGTCGAATCGTCGCGTCGGAATACTCAACTTCGGGGGTTTTGACAGTGTGGACACGCGGGAGAAAGCGCGGAAGTTCGACCGTCTGCCCGTGATCCTTACGCGGTTTATGATGCTTAAGTTTGTCGGTGCCGTCGCTCAG TGTCTGAGCAAGTCAGGGACATTGTGCGAGCTGCGCTTGGAAGGGCTGCCGCTGCGGGCTGACTACGTGGGGCTCCTGTGCAAGGGACTGTACCGAAACTCGAGTCTGTCGCGGCTGGCGCTTCCGCACTGCACTCTGGGCGACGAGGGCTGCGAGGAGCTGTGCAGGGCGCTCAAACACCTGCCCAACGTCAAAGTGCTCGACCTTACGGCGTGCGGCTTAAGTTCCTGTGCCAGCATCGTCCAACTCATCAAGTTTCAACAGCTCTGGCGCACCGGCCAGTGCTGGGAGCAAG GTCTCCGCTCGCAGGAGCTCGACCCCGAATCCATCCCCGGGCTTCGGCGAGTGAGCCTCAACCACAATCCCATCGGCGACGAGGGCACTCTCCAGCTCATCGACTCCCTCGCCGACGACAACTTCATCAAAGCCGTCGACCTGCAGGACTGCCGCCTCACCGAGCGCATCGTCCCCGACCTCCTGGAACTCGTCGAGGCCAACAACCAGCTCCTCGTCTTCGACGTCCGCCACAACAACCTCGGCGACGCCGCCCTCCGCCGCATCGTCGCCCGCTTCCGGGAGGGTCGCGCCCCCTCGCGCCAGTGGCGCTGGCTCCGCGCCGACCCCGGCGGCACCCTCGTCTGGCACCCCTCCGGCAAGTCCCCCCGGAAGACCGCGTCTAGCCATCTGGAGATTAGTCTCTCGGCCTCGACGGATGTGTCCTCCAGAGCCCAAAGCGCCTTGGAGCTCACGCAGTCGCGCGTGTGGAGACAGATGATCGTCGGTGACACCGAAGCGTGCGGGTTGCATAGCGATACGAAGATGcagtgcgggttgcataacAATATGAATATGCAGTGCGGGTTGCATAGCGATACGAAGATGcagtgcgggttgcataacAATACGAGGATGCAGTGCCCGTCGATGGAGCAAGGTTTGAGTGCCCCAGCGGTCCTCCAGATGGCGCTTGGGAGGCTTTTGGAGTTCGCCACGGCGGCCGAAAGTGTTGTGGGGCCCCTGGAGAGGACGGTGGAGTGCCACTGCGGTCGCGCTCCTGAGAACGTCTCGCTCGACGAGAAAGAAGGCCCTGTAGACCCTGGAGGACGTTCGGACGCGGATTTGGAAAGTTTGATCACGCTCGACAGGATAAATGCCACGGTTCACGACCAAACCAGTTTGACAAACACCCGGACCACGGGCCTCGGAATCGTCTGCCCTTTGCACCCGAACGGATTAACGACGGATGAAACTAGTTTGAAGGAGCCTCCTCCGATCGGTTCCTTGGGTGCAGTTTCGGTGGCCGATAGCGTGACGCAGACGATCTCGGACGACGGGATGGAGGGTCAAACTAGTTTGAAGAGTTTGATGAGATGGCACGCAGATGAGGGGACCGGACTGATCAGCGGCAGCGATGAGAGTATCCTACACGCCGTGTTCTTGGGTCGAAAACGAACCAAAAGGTCCGTTACCGATTCGTCAAATTCGAACAGCACCGTCAACAGTTCGAGCAACGAGAGCGATTCGTCCGGTTCTTCAAACTCGCGGTCCACGAGCACTTCCACGAGTTTGAGCTCCTCCAGGGCCACCTTCGTCCGGCTCTTGCTCAAAAACAATAATTTGACGTCAAACCCGCAGGTCTCAAGTTGTAACCGAGTAACGACACAGAACGAGAGCAATGGTAAATTGTTAACAGCAATATCTTGA